From Lewinellaceae bacterium:
GATCGACGAAGTCAATTTCCTCCTTAACCGAACCAATACTCGTGGGAGAAGAAGGAAATTAATAAAACCATTAATAAATTTAGGACTAATAAATCCCAATCCTCACGCTCACAGGCACATGATCCGAAATCATTAGTGCTGCATCAAGATTTGAGCAATCTTTGATAAAATCAATTACTCTACCTTCGAGGATTTTATAATCGCCTGGGATGAAAATATTGTCTATAGCATGGTTTAGGTAGTAGCCATGGTCACATTTAGACTTTATTGTTGTGGCTTGATTTTTTATACTTGCTTGATAGCCTTGTTCATACATAGGTGAAAATACAGGGTGCTTGTCATCCAGATTGAAATCACCAGCAATGACTACTGGTATCTCGAACCTATCCTTATAATACTGAAAAGTTACCACCTCATCCTCCGGATGTTCATTATACCTCCTTGAATGAAAATTAACTAGAATGAATTCTTTCTTTGTCTTTAGGTCCCTGAATCGTCCTATAAATGGTTCCCGATCACATACAGTCGCCAATTCTTTGTCCAGTTGTGGCCTGCCAATCAATATCACCTTTGAGGGCTTCCACAAATAGGCATAACGTTCTGACCGGTAAGGCGAAGGGCTATTGGTCGGATCACTGATGCGATAGTCCCATTTCGTGCCCAGCCGGTTCAACTGATCGGCTAGTCGAGCCACTGCCTGTGCACCACCTGGATCTTTTGCTACAACTTCCTGAATAGCAATAATATCTGCATCCCTTATCGTCTTTGCAATGGTGACCATTTCAAGACTATCCTTCGATTTTCCAAAATCTCGAATGTTCCACGAGATCAGAGTCAACTGTTGCCCGAAAAGAATTAATTGGAAGAATAAAAGATAATATAAGAGTATAAGCTTCAAATGAACCTATTAAAAACTATTAATCAACTCAGTTTGCGCGCGTACTATTTCACATTGACTATTCAAATGAATGGTTGCTTTTATGTGAGATATGATGTATTTCTTGTTTGAGTTCCTAAATGTAATAATATAATCTGCGGAGACAGAGTTGTTCTGATATTGAATATTGTCCCATTCAACAATTGCCTTCTCCACCTCATAACCAGACTTGTCCAGGCCTTTCTTTTGTAATATTTTCCTTACCTCGGACTTCTTTACATTACGTTCATTTTCAAACTGAATCAGTGTGGGGGCACAAATTGCCTCTAAATTTTGAAAGTCGTCGTAAACGATTGCCTCAAAGTAGGACCGCACGGCTTTGTCGAGGCAGACCTTGGATGACGAATTGAAGCTTGGTTCTTTGAGTTTTGACATAGGTTGGTCTGAAACTGTTGCAGTTTGGGTCGAAATATTTTGTTCAGTAGAAATTAGATTAATGTATTGTTGATAGGGTATCATTTGGATATTAAGAGCAAAATTTAAACTTTGTCCATCAATTCCACCTGTATTTACTCCAATAACTTCAAGATTATGGTTTAATAACGGTCCTCCGCTATTTCCGTGAGTTATTGCTACATCTGTTTGAATCCAATTCTTATCCTTCCTGTAACTTGAAATGATTCCTTTTGTAACAGTATAATCCAAGCCAAGTGGATGACCGATGGCAAAACAGTCGCTCCCAACCGGAGCAAGATTTGAGGCTATAGGAATGGTCATGTATGGACGTATCGTTGGATCTAATCCCAAAATGGCGTAATCCAATTCGGGATTAAATTCTAAAATTTCAACATTGATAACATTAGTATCTCCAGTTTTAAATGCAACTATCGCAAATGCATTTTCAACAACATGGTAATTGCTTATTGCCACGCCAGATTGATCAATGACAAATGCCGTACCTCTATTAATGTTATTTGAATCTATGATATTGTATATAATATAAATGGCTTTTTTCAGATCTTCAAATTGATCGGTATGATCATTGTTTTTAAGTCTAGATATTTCAAATTTTAAACTATCTATTATCCTTTGATTTGGTGCAACGGTAGTCCCAATAGTATCGATAGGTATACTTGTCTCCATAGCGGAATTATCCATTTTGGCTTGACCACAAGAAAAAAATGTTAATAAAACATTATAAACTAAGAAAATCACTAATGAATTAATCGAATAATTATTAATTTTTTTCATGATCAAATTTATTTAATTAAGATCAATTTTATTCTATCTACAAATTT
This genomic window contains:
- a CDS encoding endonuclease/exonuclease/phosphatase family protein, coding for MKLILLYYLLFFQLILFGQQLTLISWNIRDFGKSKDSLEMVTIAKTIRDADIIAIQEVVAKDPGGAQAVARLADQLNRLGTKWDYRISDPTNSPSPYRSERYAYLWKPSKVILIGRPQLDKELATVCDREPFIGRFRDLKTKKEFILVNFHSRRYNEHPEDEVVTFQYYKDRFEIPVVIAGDFNLDDKHPVFSPMYEQGYQASIKNQATTIKSKCDHGYYLNHAIDNIFIPGDYKILEGRVIDFIKDCSNLDAALMISDHVPVSVRIGIY
- a CDS encoding trypsin-like peptidase domain-containing protein, whose protein sequence is MKKINNYSINSLVIFLVYNVLLTFFSCGQAKMDNSAMETSIPIDTIGTTVAPNQRIIDSLKFEISRLKNNDHTDQFEDLKKAIYIIYNIIDSNNINRGTAFVIDQSGVAISNYHVVENAFAIVAFKTGDTNVINVEILEFNPELDYAILGLDPTIRPYMTIPIASNLAPVGSDCFAIGHPLGLDYTVTKGIISSYRKDKNWIQTDVAITHGNSGGPLLNHNLEVIGVNTGGIDGQSLNFALNIQMIPYQQYINLISTEQNISTQTATVSDQPMSKLKEPSFNSSSKVCLDKAVRSYFEAIVYDDFQNLEAICAPTLIQFENERNVKKSEVRKILQKKGLDKSGYEVEKAIVEWDNIQYQNNSVSADYIITFRNSNKKYIISHIKATIHLNSQCEIVRAQTELINSF